In Candidatus Rokuibacteriota bacterium, one genomic interval encodes:
- a CDS encoding amidohydrolase family protein, with translation MRRLLVAGLLVLVGASAPRAQPAGLPIFDTHLHYSAPDWAEYPEERILAILDRAGVTRALVSSTPDDGTVRLYRKDPARIVPILRPYRTREDMGGWWQDPSIVAYLESRLAMGVHRGIGEFHLHGGEIDTPVMRRIAALAVGRGIPLHAHSDEAAIVALFALEPRLRILWAHAGMSAGPEAVGALLDRYAGLRVELALRNSDVAPGGVLDPAWRALFLRHPDRFMVGTDTWVTSRWQALPGSVDEVRRYLGQLPAEIAEALAWRNAERLFPR, from the coding sequence ATGCGAAGGCTCCTGGTCGCCGGCCTCCTCGTGCTCGTCGGGGCGAGCGCGCCCCGGGCCCAGCCCGCCGGCCTGCCGATCTTCGACACCCACCTCCACTACAGTGCGCCCGACTGGGCGGAGTACCCCGAGGAGCGCATCCTCGCCATCCTGGACCGAGCGGGCGTCACTCGAGCCCTGGTTTCGAGCACTCCCGATGACGGGACCGTCAGGCTGTACCGGAAGGATCCCGCGCGCATCGTGCCGATCCTGAGGCCGTACCGGACGCGCGAGGACATGGGCGGCTGGTGGCAGGACCCGTCCATCGTGGCCTACTTGGAGTCGCGCCTCGCCATGGGGGTGCACCGGGGCATCGGGGAGTTCCATCTCCACGGCGGGGAGATCGACACCCCCGTCATGCGGCGCATCGCCGCCCTGGCGGTGGGCCGCGGGATCCCGCTCCACGCCCACTCCGACGAGGCCGCCATCGTGGCGCTCTTCGCGCTCGAGCCGCGGCTGCGCATCCTCTGGGCGCATGCCGGGATGTCCGCTGGGCCCGAGGCTGTCGGGGCGCTCCTGGACCGGTATGCGGGGCTCCGGGTCGAGCTGGCGCTGCGCAACAGCGACGTGGCGCCGGGGGGCGTCCTCGATCCCGCCTGGCGGGCGCTCTTCCTTCGCCACCCTGATCGGTTCATGGTGGGCACTGATACCTGGGTGACCTCGCGCTGGCAGGCCCTGCCGGGGTCGGTGGATGAAGTGAGGCGCTACCTCGGCCAGCTCCCGGCAGAGATCGCCGAGGCCCTGGCCTGGAGGAACGCCGAGCGGCTGTTCCCGAGGTGA